In Opitutaceae bacterium TAV5, one genomic interval encodes:
- a CDS encoding flagellar motor protein MotA: protein MATTCTLAFLMGKSPMELFAHGGPIMWPILLVSFIAVTAVIERAIFLIRENGRRQPEVVEAMLEKVEARDAEGAVAFGRQSRDYVARILVYALTHREHSLSNAFTRAANQELTRYQQGIAVLDTCITIAPLLGLLGTVTGMMNTFGALGSGDIAANAGQITGGVGEALIATACGLGIAIIGLLPFNVLNTRIEQARHAISDAANALELILKKNESADC, encoded by the coding sequence ATGGCTACCACCTGCACTCTGGCATTTCTCATGGGCAAGTCCCCGATGGAGCTTTTCGCCCACGGCGGACCGATCATGTGGCCGATCCTGCTCGTCTCGTTCATCGCGGTAACGGCGGTCATCGAGCGCGCGATTTTCCTCATCCGCGAGAACGGCCGCCGCCAGCCCGAGGTGGTCGAGGCCATGCTGGAAAAAGTCGAGGCGCGCGATGCGGAGGGAGCCGTCGCCTTCGGCCGCCAGAGCCGCGACTACGTGGCCCGCATCCTCGTTTACGCGCTCACCCACCGCGAACACTCGCTCTCCAACGCCTTCACCCGCGCCGCCAACCAGGAGCTCACCCGTTACCAGCAGGGCATCGCCGTCCTCGATACCTGCATCACCATCGCGCCGCTGCTCGGCCTGCTCGGCACGGTCACCGGCATGATGAACACCTTCGGCGCGCTCGGCAGCGGCGACATCGCCGCCAACGCCGGCCAGATCACCGGCGGCGTCGGCGAAGCCCTCATCGCCACCGCCTGCGGCCTCGGCATCGCCATCATCGGCCTGCTGCCGTTCAACGTCCTCAACACCCGCATCGAGCAGGCCCGCCACGCCATCTCCGACGCCGCCAACGCCCTCGAACTCATCCTCAAGAAAAACGAGAGCGCCGACTGCTGA
- a CDS encoding biopolymer transporter TonB: protein MSRDLLIALLVSVALHAGLAFSGQWRSTPAAPPPVEEIPTLEVMLPPPEEPEEPETVDYTETEAGGGAPDAVAPPSLIDTPSVVVDPTAFVQNIQPPPPPGPSVPTGLIAVPAGRPGSGTAGPGGLGTLFDFGSLDQKPVPIMQIRPEYPYQLRREGVSGSVLVAFVVDSRGEVRAPRVLRSSHPGFEQPVLQAIQRWKFKPGRKGGAAVNTSNVQITLTFNLGDAP, encoded by the coding sequence GTGTCCCGCGACCTGCTCATCGCTCTCCTCGTCTCCGTGGCGCTCCACGCCGGCCTCGCCTTCAGCGGCCAGTGGCGCTCCACGCCGGCCGCGCCGCCGCCGGTCGAAGAAATCCCCACGCTCGAGGTCATGCTCCCGCCGCCCGAGGAGCCCGAGGAACCCGAAACCGTCGACTACACTGAAACCGAGGCCGGAGGCGGAGCGCCCGACGCCGTTGCGCCCCCTTCGCTGATCGACACTCCCAGCGTCGTCGTCGATCCCACCGCCTTCGTGCAAAACATCCAGCCGCCGCCCCCGCCCGGCCCGTCCGTCCCCACCGGCCTGATCGCGGTGCCCGCCGGACGCCCCGGCAGCGGCACCGCCGGGCCCGGCGGACTCGGCACGTTGTTCGACTTCGGCTCTCTCGACCAGAAGCCCGTGCCGATCATGCAAATCCGACCCGAGTACCCGTACCAGCTTCGCCGCGAAGGCGTTTCCGGTTCGGTGCTCGTGGCGTTTGTGGTCGATTCGCGCGGCGAGGTGCGGGCGCCCCGCGTCCTCCGCAGCAGTCATCCCGGATTCGAGCAACCCGTCCTCCAGGCGATCCAGCGCTGGAAATTCAAACCCGGCCGCAAGGGCGGCGCCGCGGTCAACACGTCCAACGTCCAGATCACCCTCACCTTCAACCTGGGAGACGCGCCATGA
- a CDS encoding biopolymer transportern ExbD, translated as MSSLFQQPAATVAAPAKKARIEIIPLIDVIFFLLATFVLFTLSLNKIQSLPVTLPQAQTAPTPPADDEAVILQVSANDSAYWNRELIPLAEVRPRLEHYRATAASPRVLVSSDDLARYGNLIRILDDVRLAGISQVSVETAWRATGR; from the coding sequence GTGTCCTCCCTTTTCCAGCAACCCGCCGCCACCGTTGCCGCTCCGGCCAAAAAGGCCCGCATCGAGATCATCCCGCTGATCGACGTGATCTTTTTCCTGCTGGCCACCTTCGTCCTCTTCACCCTCTCGCTCAACAAAATCCAGTCCCTCCCGGTCACGCTTCCGCAGGCGCAGACCGCGCCCACGCCTCCGGCCGACGACGAAGCGGTGATCCTGCAAGTTTCCGCCAACGACAGCGCGTACTGGAACCGCGAACTCATCCCGCTCGCCGAAGTCCGTCCGCGCCTCGAACACTACCGCGCCACCGCCGCGAGCCCGCGCGTCCTCGTGTCCAGCGACGACCTCGCCCGCTACGGCAACCTCATCCGCATTCTCGACGACGTCCGCCTCGCCGGCATCAGCCAGGTGTCCGTCGAAACCGCCTGGCGCGCCACCGGACGGTGA
- a CDS encoding LacI family transcriptional regulator, with product MLEHVQVNMATPTYRQIAKLANVSLAAVSYALRNRPEASAEMRARVQAAARKIGYKPNPMVTALMTNQRKGHLRRTARAIIVQLMSAQAEKQLSTYISRHALSDEIRAICEDAGFLFERLRWDDFGESPRKLFAALRTRRTAGVIFCETIPQWALAAGWDDYALVSQGSALPGMPCHYTCIDHHLNVLCCIERLTGLGYRKIGFAMARTGWIDRDRYRALSAYLGWMTQAGTGSRLAFWSEQWQRDIFLEWVRKQKPEVIIAVQHEPLEYLRSAGYRIPEDIGFAHFDLDPDWSDLAGIRQNYFENWQATAHLLIEQINLNARGIPKHQHSISITSDWVDGPSVRRITRPHPSDNVFR from the coding sequence GTGCTTGAACACGTTCAAGTAAACATGGCCACGCCCACTTACCGCCAGATTGCAAAACTCGCCAACGTCAGTCTCGCCGCCGTCAGCTACGCCTTGCGCAACCGTCCCGAAGCCTCCGCGGAAATGCGGGCGCGCGTCCAGGCGGCGGCCCGGAAAATCGGTTACAAACCCAACCCGATGGTGACGGCGCTGATGACCAACCAGCGCAAGGGCCACCTGCGACGGACGGCCCGGGCGATCATCGTCCAGCTCATGTCCGCGCAAGCCGAAAAACAGCTTTCCACCTATATTTCCCGGCACGCGCTCTCCGATGAAATCCGCGCCATATGCGAAGACGCAGGCTTTTTGTTCGAACGATTACGGTGGGACGACTTTGGAGAATCGCCTCGCAAGCTGTTTGCCGCCCTGCGCACACGCCGGACGGCGGGCGTGATTTTCTGTGAAACAATTCCTCAATGGGCCCTGGCGGCGGGATGGGACGATTATGCGCTCGTTTCACAAGGCTCCGCCCTGCCTGGAATGCCCTGTCACTATACCTGCATCGATCACCATCTGAACGTGCTATGCTGCATCGAACGATTGACCGGGCTCGGCTACCGCAAGATCGGCTTCGCCATGGCCAGAACGGGATGGATTGATCGTGACCGGTACCGCGCCTTGTCCGCCTACCTCGGCTGGATGACCCAGGCGGGAACAGGATCCCGTCTGGCATTCTGGAGCGAGCAATGGCAACGGGACATTTTTCTCGAATGGGTCCGCAAGCAGAAACCGGAGGTCATCATCGCGGTGCAACACGAGCCATTGGAGTATCTGCGTTCCGCCGGGTATCGGATTCCCGAAGACATCGGATTCGCCCATTTCGATCTTGACCCGGACTGGAGCGATCTGGCCGGCATTCGACAGAATTATTTTGAGAACTGGCAGGCCACGGCGCATCTGCTCATCGAGCAGATCAACCTCAACGCTCGAGGCATTCCCAAACACCAGCACTCAATTTCCATCACCAGCGACTGGGTCGATGGACCGTCAGTGCGGCGGATTACCCGCCCGCATCCCTCAGACAACGTCTTCCGGTAA
- a CDS encoding biopolymer transportern ExbD, with amino-acid sequence MSAIFQSSAAAPAPRKARIEIIPLIDVIFFLLATFVLFTLSLNKSGGLPVTLPAAASGESRDPSHAVTLTIRDDGSLGWDKRPLTLDQFLAELQALRQTTPDARILINGDENALCSQVRYVVDEARKAGFTRVHFETRIRSATEAAP; translated from the coding sequence TTGTCCGCCATTTTCCAGTCCTCCGCCGCCGCGCCGGCGCCACGCAAGGCCCGTATCGAGATCATCCCGCTGATCGATGTGATCTTTTTCCTGCTGGCCACTTTCGTCCTCTTCACCCTCTCGCTCAACAAGTCGGGCGGTCTTCCGGTCACGCTTCCTGCCGCCGCCAGCGGCGAATCCCGCGACCCGTCGCATGCCGTCACGCTGACCATCCGCGACGACGGCTCGCTCGGCTGGGACAAACGTCCGCTGACCCTCGACCAGTTTCTCGCCGAGCTCCAGGCCCTGCGCCAGACCACGCCCGACGCCCGCATCCTCATCAACGGCGACGAAAACGCCCTCTGCAGCCAAGTCCGCTACGTCGTCGATGAAGCCCGCAAGGCCGGCTTCACCCGCGTCCATTTCGAAACCCGCATCCGTTCTGCAACCGAAGCCGCACCGTAA
- a CDS encoding methyltransferase — protein sequence MRISGGAARGITLQTPKGDTTRPATDGMRQAVFSSLAARVPGARFVDLFAGSGGYGLEAFSRGAEAGVFVEKNNRAARCIAQNIEAVARSVRREPAALRLVTMDALAWSPQPGEAPDLVFVDPPYGIIPETGPRLFARMEADAWFAAGADPVVVFEMPGELELQPPGWTCVKRLGKGARQPTVCFFRKTRQ from the coding sequence ATGCGAATCAGCGGCGGAGCCGCCCGCGGCATCACCTTGCAAACACCGAAAGGCGACACCACGCGCCCGGCCACCGACGGGATGCGGCAGGCCGTGTTCTCCAGCCTCGCCGCCCGCGTGCCCGGCGCGCGGTTCGTGGACCTGTTCGCCGGCAGCGGCGGCTACGGGCTCGAAGCCTTCAGCCGCGGCGCGGAGGCCGGCGTCTTTGTCGAAAAAAACAACCGCGCCGCCCGCTGCATCGCACAAAACATCGAAGCCGTCGCCCGCAGCGTCCGGCGCGAGCCCGCCGCGCTCCGGCTCGTGACCATGGACGCTCTCGCCTGGTCCCCGCAGCCCGGCGAAGCGCCCGACCTCGTGTTTGTCGATCCGCCTTACGGGATCATCCCGGAAACCGGCCCGCGTCTGTTTGCCCGCATGGAGGCCGACGCCTGGTTCGCGGCCGGGGCCGATCCGGTCGTGGTGTTCGAGATGCCGGGCGAACTCGAGTTGCAGCCCCCCGGCTGGACCTGCGTCAAACGCCTCGGCAAAGGCGCCCGCCAGCCCACCGTGTGCTTTTTCCGAAAAACCCGGCAGTAA
- a CDS encoding cation transporter — MPHDVALIATLAMGFVLAFVFGFIANKLSLPPLVGYLLAGVAVGPFTPGFVADTALAGQLAEVGVMLLMFGVGLHFSAADLMAVRRIAVPGAVGQIVIATVIGAGMAMLWGWSFGAGLVLGLSLSVASTVVLLKALDERNAVSTPNGRIAVGWLIVEDLAMVLVLVLLPAFAGLLGGQAPVDGHAAHGAAGGDGGGPGLLLTLVITLAKVGAFVAISMIFGPRVVPWILRQVARTGSRELFTLSVLAVALGIAFGSAKLFGVSFALGAFFAGVVLSESDLSHKAAANSLPLQDAFAVLFFVSVGMLFDPSIIVREPLMVIGVLLVILVGKAIAAVGIVLVLGYPLNTALVVSASLAQIGEFSFILAGLGISYHLLPPEGLSLILAGALLSITVSPLVFAGADRLIARFPAIPASRAARFGRLQGELAAAREQMEKRLAAHKTFTPEELAERFPLFSSLTPEQREVLVLHFHPAIAQPGQRLIRAGDEADAAYFISSGEVEVATPGRKIKLRAGDFFGEMALLSGARRSADVTALDYSKFLMLSRRDFRQFLKKYPAIRDQITALAAQRGEMNRKQPETGDPDGGGDTPAPAPAA; from the coding sequence ATGCCACACGACGTCGCTCTCATCGCCACGCTTGCCATGGGATTCGTCCTGGCGTTCGTGTTCGGCTTCATCGCCAACAAGCTCTCACTGCCTCCGCTGGTCGGTTACCTGCTCGCCGGCGTGGCCGTCGGTCCGTTCACGCCGGGTTTTGTCGCCGACACGGCCCTGGCCGGACAACTGGCCGAAGTCGGCGTGATGTTGCTGATGTTTGGCGTCGGCCTCCATTTTTCGGCAGCCGACCTGATGGCGGTGCGCCGGATCGCGGTGCCGGGCGCCGTCGGCCAGATCGTGATCGCCACCGTCATCGGCGCCGGCATGGCGATGCTCTGGGGCTGGAGTTTCGGCGCCGGCCTCGTGCTCGGCCTCAGCCTCTCGGTGGCCAGCACCGTCGTGCTGCTCAAGGCGCTCGATGAACGCAACGCCGTCTCCACGCCCAACGGGCGCATCGCCGTCGGCTGGCTGATCGTCGAGGACCTCGCGATGGTGCTCGTGCTGGTGCTGTTGCCCGCGTTTGCCGGATTGCTCGGCGGGCAGGCGCCGGTCGATGGCCACGCCGCGCATGGAGCGGCCGGCGGCGATGGCGGCGGACCCGGCCTGCTGCTCACTCTCGTCATCACGCTGGCCAAGGTCGGGGCGTTCGTCGCCATCTCGATGATTTTCGGTCCGCGGGTGGTGCCGTGGATCCTGCGCCAGGTCGCGCGCACCGGTTCGCGGGAGCTTTTCACCCTGTCGGTGCTGGCGGTGGCGCTCGGCATCGCGTTCGGCTCGGCCAAGCTGTTCGGAGTGTCGTTCGCACTCGGCGCGTTTTTCGCCGGCGTGGTCCTGAGCGAATCCGACCTGAGCCACAAGGCGGCGGCCAACTCGCTGCCGTTGCAGGATGCGTTTGCGGTGCTGTTTTTCGTATCCGTCGGCATGCTGTTCGATCCGTCGATCATCGTGCGCGAGCCGCTCATGGTCATCGGCGTGCTGCTGGTGATTCTCGTCGGCAAGGCCATCGCGGCAGTCGGCATCGTGCTGGTGCTCGGTTATCCGCTGAACACGGCCCTCGTCGTATCCGCGTCGCTGGCCCAGATCGGCGAGTTTTCGTTCATCCTCGCCGGGCTCGGCATCAGCTACCATCTGCTGCCTCCGGAAGGCCTCAGCCTCATCCTCGCCGGCGCATTGCTGTCGATCACGGTCAGCCCGCTGGTGTTTGCCGGGGCCGACCGGCTGATCGCCCGGTTCCCGGCCATCCCGGCCTCCCGCGCCGCCCGCTTCGGCCGGTTGCAGGGAGAACTGGCGGCCGCCCGCGAACAGATGGAAAAACGGCTGGCCGCGCACAAGACTTTCACCCCCGAAGAACTGGCCGAGCGCTTTCCGCTCTTTTCCAGCCTCACGCCCGAACAGCGCGAGGTGCTGGTGCTCCACTTTCATCCTGCGATCGCCCAGCCCGGCCAGCGCCTCATCCGCGCCGGCGACGAGGCCGACGCCGCTTACTTTATCTCATCGGGCGAAGTCGAGGTCGCCACGCCGGGCCGCAAGATCAAGCTGCGCGCCGGCGATTTTTTTGGCGAGATGGCCCTGCTGAGCGGCGCCCGCCGCTCGGCCGACGTCACGGCGCTCGACTACAGCAAGTTTCTCATGCTCAGCCGGCGGGATTTCCGCCAGTTTCTGAAAAAATACCCCGCCATCCGCGACCAGATCACGGCTCTCGCCGCGCAACGCGGGGAAATGAATCGCAAGCAGCCGGAAACCGGCGACCCCGACGGCGGCGGCGACACTCCCGCGCCCGCTCCCGCCGCATGA